The following coding sequences are from one Paenibacillus tundrae window:
- the prli42 gene encoding stressosome-associated protein Prli42 translates to MQRKKWFRIIVYIMLIAMVGSTLFIALEPLLFG, encoded by the coding sequence ATGCAAAGAAAAAAATGGTTTCGCATCATTGTCTACATCATGCTAATCGCCATGGTTGGCTCCACCCTATTCATTGCTCTCGAACCATTACTATTTGGTTAA
- a CDS encoding dihydrolipoamide acetyltransferase family protein — MSMKWIEVIMPQLAESLVSATIAKWLKKPGDQVEQYEPICEVITDKVNAEIPSTVDGIMGDLLVEEGTTIAVGEVICRMQVEASEQDVATQEMQASQGLHQEPAREQQASVQSASTNAGGAIAHDPNQPMRNRYSPAVQTLAAEHGLNLQSIQGTGTGGRITRKDVLAVIAQGGQGASTLATPSTGQNASAGVSAASPSPFSGLNRNDAQVSNAASGAAVPAADAGIPVRHSGIHLTESPKIPQIEVEGGGQGRSEYFIDVTPVRNAIARNMRQSVSEIPHAWTMIEVDVTNLVMLRNKLKDEFKRKEGINLTYLSFMMKGVVNAIKDYPIMNSVWAVDKIIVKRDINLSMAVGTEDSVLTPVIKHADQRNIAGLAREIDDLARKTREGTLKLDHMQGGTFTVNNTGSFGSILSQPIINYPQAAILTFESIVKKPVVINDMIAVRSMANLCLSLDHRILDGVISGRFLQRVKENLEGYNMETKVY, encoded by the coding sequence ATGAGTATGAAATGGATCGAGGTCATTATGCCACAACTGGCGGAATCGCTGGTCTCGGCTACCATAGCGAAATGGTTGAAAAAACCGGGTGATCAAGTGGAGCAGTACGAACCGATCTGTGAAGTCATTACGGATAAAGTTAATGCTGAGATTCCATCGACTGTTGATGGAATCATGGGTGATCTTCTCGTAGAGGAAGGCACGACTATTGCTGTAGGTGAAGTCATTTGCCGTATGCAAGTTGAAGCATCTGAACAAGACGTGGCAACACAAGAGATGCAGGCTTCGCAGGGTCTACATCAAGAGCCAGCTCGTGAACAACAAGCTTCGGTTCAATCGGCAAGTACAAATGCTGGCGGTGCAATTGCACATGATCCGAATCAGCCGATGCGTAACCGCTATTCTCCAGCAGTACAAACACTGGCAGCGGAGCACGGTTTGAATTTACAGAGTATCCAAGGTACAGGCACGGGTGGACGTATTACACGTAAAGACGTACTGGCAGTCATTGCACAAGGCGGACAAGGAGCATCTACGCTGGCTACACCATCGACTGGGCAGAATGCTTCCGCTGGGGTATCAGCTGCTTCGCCGTCACCGTTTAGCGGACTGAATCGGAATGATGCACAAGTCTCTAATGCTGCTTCAGGTGCAGCTGTTCCGGCTGCTGATGCTGGCATTCCAGTCAGACATTCGGGCATTCATCTGACCGAGAGTCCGAAAATTCCGCAAATTGAAGTGGAAGGCGGCGGACAGGGAAGATCGGAATACTTTATTGATGTTACCCCTGTACGAAATGCAATCGCTCGTAATATGCGGCAAAGTGTATCGGAAATCCCTCATGCTTGGACCATGATTGAGGTAGACGTTACTAATCTGGTTATGCTGCGTAACAAACTCAAGGATGAGTTCAAGCGCAAAGAAGGCATCAATCTGACGTACTTATCATTCATGATGAAAGGTGTCGTAAATGCAATTAAGGACTACCCAATTATGAATTCTGTTTGGGCCGTCGATAAAATTATTGTGAAACGCGACATTAACCTATCTATGGCTGTGGGTACAGAAGATTCGGTCTTAACGCCTGTAATTAAACATGCAGATCAGCGTAATATCGCGGGTCTGGCTCGTGAGATTGATGACTTAGCACGGAAAACCCGAGAAGGAACGTTGAAACTTGATCATATGCAAGGTGGAACGTTCACAGTGAACAATACCGGCTCGTTTGGTTCAATCCTATCTCAACCGATCATCAATTATCCACAAGCGGCTATTCTGACATTTGAATCTATTGTCAAAAAACCAGTCGTTATTAACGATATGATTGCAGTTCGCTCCATGGCGAATCTCTGTCTGTCCCTAGATCATCGTATTCTGGATGGTGTAATCAGTGGGCGATTCTTGCAACGGGTCAAAGAGAATCTTGAAGGTTATAACATGGAGACCAAAGTTTATTAA
- the lipB gene encoding lipoyl(octanoyl) transferase LipB, which produces MNKPMDVAYIPMLDYEEAWNRQKAIVQQLDEGVGVEQLLLLQHPPTYTIGSQNHPEHLLLSEEQLREQGISVFQIDRGGDITYHGPGQLVGYPLLVLGRDEDLDLHAYLRRLEQVIIDYLADQGVDAGRKEGYTGVWIGDMKIAAIGVKFNRCKTRRGFVTSHGFAFNVTSGIQHEGFQGIVPCGIEQYGVTSLEDMTGQTYEIQRVAQDIVPYFSRLFSYEMNWISEKEALHRL; this is translated from the coding sequence ATGAACAAGCCTATGGATGTGGCATACATACCAATGCTTGATTATGAAGAGGCTTGGAACCGGCAAAAAGCGATTGTGCAGCAACTTGATGAAGGCGTAGGGGTGGAACAACTACTTTTGCTTCAGCATCCACCTACGTATACAATTGGTTCTCAAAATCATCCTGAGCATCTACTTTTAAGTGAGGAGCAATTACGAGAGCAAGGAATCTCCGTGTTTCAAATTGACCGCGGCGGTGATATTACTTATCATGGCCCTGGTCAGCTTGTGGGTTATCCTTTGCTTGTGCTCGGACGAGATGAAGATCTCGATTTACATGCCTATCTGCGCAGGCTAGAACAGGTCATCATTGATTATTTGGCAGATCAAGGCGTTGATGCAGGACGCAAAGAAGGGTACACAGGAGTCTGGATCGGGGATATGAAGATTGCCGCGATCGGTGTAAAGTTCAATCGTTGTAAGACGAGGAGAGGTTTCGTAACAAGCCACGGGTTTGCTTTTAATGTTACGTCAGGGATTCAGCATGAAGGATTCCAAGGCATTGTCCCTTGCGGCATTGAGCAATATGGGGTGACCTCACTAGAGGATATGACAGGACAAACCTACGAGATACAACGGGTTGCACAAGATATCGTTCCCTATTTCAGCAGGCTGTTCTCGTATGAGATGAATTGGATCTCAGAAAAAGAAGCCCTTCACCGTCTGTAA